A stretch of DNA from Penaeus monodon isolate SGIC_2016 chromosome 20, NSTDA_Pmon_1, whole genome shotgun sequence:
NNNNNNNNNNNNNNNNNNNNNNNNNNNNNNNNNNNNNNNNNNNNNNNNNNNNNNNNNNNNNNNNNNNNNNNNNNNNNNNNNNNNNNNNNNNNNNNNNNNNNNNNNNNNNNNNNNNNNNNNNNNNNNNNNNNNNNNNNNNNNNNNNNNNNNNNNNNNNNNNNNNNNNNNNNNNNNNNNNNNNNNNNNNNNNNNNNNNNNNNNNNNNNNNNNNNNNNNNNNNNNNNNNNNNNNNNNNNNNNNNNNNNNNNNNNNNNNNNNNNNNNNNNNNNNNNNNNNNNNNNNNNNNNNNNNNNNNNNNNNNNNNNNNNNNNNNNNNNNNNNNNNNNNNNNNNNNNNNNNNNNNNTCatgtctcattatcaataaacgCGCAGTGGCATAAAGTAATCCCAGGTATCTAGGCCGTGATTCTTGTAGTGTGTTGGCAAGATGCTGAATTAAacgtaattaaagaaaaataaactataggcatattaataaaaatggatTCTAAATTTTATTATGGGAAGGGCAAATCTTCGGTAAAAAAACGTGAATCTAGTTTTTCTTTAGATTTCCAAACGTTTAATCCTTTTTAGTCGGACCCGTGAaatggtgtttttttcttctatatttcctTCTATATTCTGCATTTTATAGTGATTTGCAGGGTTTAAAATCCTTTAAAACGTGGAAGGCAGTGGAATAAATGCTAAAAATCCAATTCTTATGTAACTTATGTAACCGTATTCAGTATATTACTCAATAATCAACAAAGCttcaatattttgataaaattcgtttatgtaaataataatctAGTTCGTCAGCCAATACCTGTTTATCCTTCTGTCCTATAGAATCATCGGAACGGAAAAAAGTGTAATCTTGTGACTTTTTGTAGTAGATTGGAAATGCCTTGAGATTGGACCAAAAATTAttatgtgtatcttttttttgcgGTCATTTGTCTCTTGGTATATCTAGGCAAGATAAAGATTAACCATTTCAAGTATTGGTTAAACCACACCTCATTCTCTAAACGAGCGAAACCCGattgtaaaaggaaaaagtgatTTTCTCCGTTTACTGTGCTGATTATGTGGTCGGTCATCAACTCGGGTGGTTCTTGTTTCAGGAGCTGCAGAATCCAGTGGTAGTCGGAGCTGGAGACGATGGGCGAAGGATGAACTCTCGCTTAACAAGGCCTTGTTACCCATCAAATTAATCCTCTTCCTTTACTCTGGAGGAAAGTTATTGTTTAGTGATGTTTtgggatgaatgatgaatgacCTATGCATTAGTTGTTGACAGCAACAATTAGGTCCtctaagaatatattttattttttggatctTTATGACCGGGTTGTAAGATATGGTGAATTTTGAACATAACTAAATACTTCTCAATGCTTGAATACATTCATTAAATGCGTGTTTCTTTAACAGGGACCTCCTCAATCCTACCATATATGACCCTACACATGCAACAGCTGGGCATCACCCTCAAGGAAATAGCTGTCATCTCGGCCTTCCTGCCTCTCGCCAATATCTTCGGGCCTCCTATTGCAGGTGATGGACTTTTATGAACGAATTTGTCTTAGCTTGTATGTGTACACGTGTCTACATGGATGTGGATAGGTTANNNNNNNNNNNNNNNNNNNNNNGTTGTTGGTGTTATGATATTTCTTGTTATGTGAGTGTCATTTTCCACTTTAGAGAAATATGTGGATACGATGAATGCATTCAAATGTTAATCAGACATTCTCGATCTCCATTTCTCTTAGTAACAAACCAGGGGGGGGGAATATCACCCATTTTCTCATTCCCCTAAATAATCTTTCATTCtaccctcattcctccctctcagGTTTATTCGCCGACAAAACCGGCAACTACAGACTCGCCGTGTTCCTGAGTCTCTTGCTTTGTCTGGTTTTCCACATCGCCTTGCTGTACGTTCCTCCGCGCCTCGAGTCTGGGCTCACTCTCTCCTGCGGTCCCGATGGCCACGCGCTCTCCTCGCTCACGTGCGATCCCTGCGACCGCCTGAACGATACTGAACTGTCCCNNNNNNNNNNNNNNNNNNNNNNNNNNNNNNNNNNNNNNNNNNNNNNNNNNNNNNNNNNNNNNNNNNNNNNNNNNNNNNNNNNNNNNNNNNNNNNNNNNNNNNNNNNNNNNNNNNNNNNNNNNNNNNNNNNNNNNNNNNNNNNNNNNNNNNNNNNNNNNNNNNNNNNNNNNNNNNNNNNNNNNNNNNNNNNNNNNNNNNNNNNNNNNNNNNNNNNNNNNNNNNNNNNNNNNNNNNNNNNNNNNNNNNNNNNNNNNNNNNNNNNNNNNNNNNNNNNNNNNNNNNNNNNNNNNNNNNNNNNNNNNNNNNNNNNNNNNNNNNNNNNNNNNNNNNNNNNNNNNNNNNNNNNNNNNNNNNNNNNNNNNNNNNNNNNNNNNNNNNNNNNNNNNNNNNNNNNNNNNNNNNNNNNNNNNNNNNNNNNNNNNNNNNNNNNNNNNNNNNNNNNNNNNNNNNNNNNNNNNNNNNNNNNNNNNNNNNNNNNNNNNNNNNNNNNNNNNNNNNNNNNNNNNNTTCTTCAGAATTGCAAGTTCAACTGCGAATCCCCGCCTTCTGAATTCTCCCTCTGTCTGCCGAGCGATCACGGGCCGAGGTGTCGCGCCTTCAACATTAGNNNNNNNNNNNNNNNNNNNNNNNNNNNNNNNNNNNNNNNNNNNNNNNNNNNNNNNNNNNNNNNNNNNNNNNNNNNNNNNNNNNNNNNNNNNNNNNNNNNNNNNNNNNNNNNNNNNNNNNNNNNNNNNNNNNNNNNNNNNNNNNNNNNNNNNNNNNNNNNNNNNNNNNNNNNNNNNNNNNNNNNNNNNNNNNNNNNNNNNNNNNNNNNNNNNNNNNNNNNNNNNNNNNNNNNNNNNNNNNNNNNNNNNNNNNNNNNNNNNNNNNNNNNNNNNNNNNNNNNNNNNNNNNNNNNNNNNNNNNNNNNNNNNNNNNNNNNNNNNNNNNNNNNNNNNNNNNNNNNNNNNNNNNNNNNNNNNNNNNNNNNNNNNNNNNNNNATGGCCATTGATATTCCATTTTCAGCTCGTAAACACAGAGAAAGCTAAAAACACGATAAAGAAAAATCCCCGAAAGGAATGGAATCAAAACCCCCACGAATCTCACCCACACTCCAGTACATCCTTAACGCCATCGCCATCCTCTTCCACAGATTATTCTCAACGGCAGTGTGTCCTCAGTCCGAGACGGCGACGCGTGCAGCTATGCGGAAATAGTACACGAAGGTGAGAGATTCCAAGAAATGGTCTGCCCCTCCGAGTGCCCCGTCGAGTGCCAGGCGACGGGGTCCTTCGAGTGCCACCGCCCAGACGACAGTAAAGGGGACGGTTCCGCCACGTTCTGGATATATTTTGCCTTACGAATGGTCGCCACGTTTTTCATGGCGTCGCTTTTCACGATGATGGTAAGTGTTGGCAAATTGGAAATCTGTTTTTGCTGTTGAAGGTAATGAGGTAGTCGAAAGGATGAGACTGTAGGtcgaaaatgaggaaaaatgccTTGGAACTTATGGCTTCATTTTTCTAAATATACATCATATTGAANNNNNNNNNNNNNNNNNNNNNNNNNNNNNNNNNNNNNNNNNNNNNNNNNNNNNNNNNNNNNNNNNNNNNNNNNNNNNNNNNNNNNNNNNNNNNNNNNNNNNNNNNNNNNNNNNNNNNNNNNNNNNNNNNNNNNNNNNNNNNNNNNNNNNNNNNNNNNNNNNNNNNNNNNNNNNNNNNNNNNNNNNNNNNNNNNNNNNNNNNNNNNNNNNNNNNNNNNNNNNNNNNNNNNNNNNNNNNNNNNNNNNNNNNNNNNNNNNNNNNNNNNNNNNNNNNNNNNNNNNNNNNNNNNNNNNNNNNNNNNNNNNNNNNNNNNNNNNNNNNNNNNNNNNNNNNNNNNNNNNNNNNNNNNNNNNNNNNNNNNNNNNNNNNNNNNNNNNNNNNNNNNNNNNNNNNNNNNNNNNNNNNNNNNNNNNNNNNNNNNNNNNNNNNNNNNNNNNNNNNNNNNNNNNNNNNNNNNNNNNNNNNNNNNNNNNNNNNNNNNNNNNNNNNNNNNNNNNNNNNNNNNNNNNNNNNNNNNNNNNNNNNNNNNNNNNNNNNNNNNNNNNNNNNNNNNNNNNNNNNNNNNNNNNNNNNNNNNNNNNNNNNNNNNNNNNNNNNNNNNNNNNNNNNNNNNNNNNNNNNNNNNNNNNNNNNNNNNNNNNNNNNNNNNNNNNNCCCCAACGTCCCTAAACCTCCTGACGACGCAGGACGCCCTCACCCTGGCCGTGGCGAAGAAGCACGGCGGCGACTACGGCAAGCAGCGCTTCTTCTTCATCGTGGGCCTGGCGACGGTCCCCCTCCTGGCCGGCGCGATCGTCGACTGGAGGAAGGCAGCCACAGGTCGGGTTTTGGCTTCTCGANNNNNNNNNNNNNNNNNNNNNNNNNNNNNNNNNNNNNNNNNNNNNNNNNNNNNNNNNNNNNNNNNNNNNNNNNNNNNNNNNNNNNNNNNNNNNNNNNNNNNNNNNNNNNNNNNNNNNNNNNNNNNNNNNNNNNNNNNNNNNNNNNNNCTGACAGCATCGTacggattttttttcctgattataTGTACTTTGGTTTTATTCTGATCACTAAAGATGTCATTAGTAAGTGTTTACTGTATATTTTTTGGCACTGGTTTGTTAACCATATCTAAGCAATtctaaaaaaacgattttttttttcaatctatcgTACCACAAACAATACCACTACAAGCACTATTTCCCCACTTAACTTATAACATATATCCTAAATTACCATCAAAATGAAGGCTTCTACATTCGCAAATTACACCGCAGAAGACCCTTAGACTCCTAATTTCCATCACAAGTAATTAATTCAGGTTTCGCGGATTACGGAGCAGCCTTCTACTTGGGATCCGCCCTGACGCTGGTGGCCGGGGTGCTCGTCATGAGATTGCGATTCCAGGTGGGTGAAAATTAAGGGTAAATACATAAGTagcttgaaaatgttttttttcggatTACATTTGGTCTCTANNNNNNNNNNNNNNNNNNNNNNNNNNNNNNNNNNNNNNNNNNNNNNNNNNNNNNNNNNNNNNNNNNNNNNGATAAAATATGCATGCTTGGATATTTTTTGTTAAGAAATATGTGATATGGCATAAGCATACTTGCAGATGTACAGAGTATAACATATTTGCATTTATGTCGCGTGTATGCATGNNNNNNNNNNNNNNNNNNNNNNNNNNNNNNNNNNNNNNNNNNNNNNNNNNNNNNNNNNNNNNNNNNNNNNNNNNNNNNNNNNNNNNNNNNNNNNNNNNNNNNNNNNNNNNNNNNNNNNNNNNNNNNNNNAAAANNNNNNNNNNNNNNNNNNNNNNNNNNNNNNNNNNNNNNNNNNNNNNNNNNNNNNNNNNNNNNNNNNNNNNNNNNNNNNNNNNNNNNNNNNNNNNNNNNNNNNNNNNNNNNNNNNNNNNNNNNNNNNNNNNNNNNNNNNNNNNNNNNNNNNNNNNNNNNNNNNNNNNNNNNCCTATCTTAACAGCGTGCATTCTCTCGGGGTATGGctaaatattaaatgttatagcTATGCATGTGTGTATCCGTATAAGTACATACACGTACCCAGctatacctttgcacgtttcctCCACCAATGCAAAACTCCAGGTCGAGGAGAACCAAGAGAATATCCTGAAAAATGCCCTGAAGCTGGTGACGAGGATGGAGATCAACGTGCATTTCCTGATGGTGCTTCTCCTAGGCACCAACTGGGGTTTCATTGAGAgcttccttttcctctacttGGATACTCTGGGTGCTCCGACCTATCTCATGGGTGAGAATTTGCTGCTCATTTCGTCGAGGTGGTTTCAGGACTGATNNNNNNNNNNNNNNNNNNNNNNNNNNNNNNNNNNNNNNNNNNNNNNNNNNNNNNNNNNNNNNNNNNNNNNNNNNNNNNNNNNNNNNNNNNNCGGTCATCTTTAATGGTTCGGGATAATGTGATATTGCGTGACAATTgggagaaagtaaaaatgatgGTTGTTTTATGAAACTGGAaggcaaaaaatattttcatttttgttaaatgTGTACAAAATACTCGACGCAAACAGNNNNNNNNNNNNNNNNNNNNNNNNNNNNNNNNNNNNNNNNNNNNNNNNNNNNNNNNNNNNNNNNNNNNNNNNNNNNNNNNNNNNNNNNNNNNNNNNNNNNNNNNNNNNNGTCCTTTCATCTATGTTAAATGTGCACAAAATATTCGNNNNNNNNNNNNNNNNNNNNNNNNNNNNNNNNNNNNNNNNNNNNNNNNNNNNNNNNNNNNNNNNNNNNNNNNNNNNNNNNNNNNNNNNNNNNNNNNNNNNNNNNNNNNNNNNNNNNNNNNNNNNNNNNNNNNNNNNNNNNNNNNNNNNNNNNNNNNNNNNNNNNNNNNNNNNNNNNNNNNNNNNNNNNNAGGTA
This window harbors:
- the LOC119585835 gene encoding major facilitator superfamily domain-containing protein 6-like, with the translated sequence MSRAAESSGSRSWRRWAKDELSLNKALLPIKLILFLYSGGTSSILPYMTLHMQQLGITLKEIAVISAFLPLANIFGPPIAGLFADKTGNYRLAVFLSLLLCLVFHIALLYVPPRLESGLTLSCGPDGHALSSLTCDPCDRLNDTELSXXLQNCKFNCESPPSEFSLCLPSDHGPRCRAFNISPQIILNGSVSSVRDGDACSYAEIVHEGERFQEMVCPSECPVECQATGSFECHRPDDSKGDGSATFWIYFALRMVATFFMASLFTMMDALTLAVAKKHGGDYGKQRFFFIVGLATVPLLAGAIVDWRKAATGFADYGAAFYLGSALTLVAGVLVMRLRFQVEENQENILKNALKLVTRMEINVHFLMVLLLGTNWGFIESFLFLYLDTLGAPTYLMGLTLTVGSLVGLPVMFIADTVIHKLGRATIFAMSFFSYSVRLIGYSYISDPWLVFIFEAFEIITYQLMWVAAMTSCPVLAPKGLLATMTALTGTIHFSLGRGLGSLIGGYLIAAMSFPAAFRTFSAATFVCGVLYVVVHYFYLRKKIPQREDVEERGEPHEEINLMQGRLETAASHPNAHRPKDSQI